In a single window of the Elaeis guineensis isolate ETL-2024a chromosome 4, EG11, whole genome shotgun sequence genome:
- the LOC105042582 gene encoding thiol-disulfide oxidoreductase LTO1 has product MSIQVDTEPSSKASLWGISTSIWRAGVETLGFFESGYLTYLKLTNAKAFCPVGGGSCSDYSFVFDIWTQGCTILDYVVFFPDGAGKATKMAKECTVISIEGFPTWIIKDKGSSGEQELPALAEASGFILGHFHPS; this is encoded by the exons ATGTCCATTCAGGTGGATACGGAGCCTTCATCGAAGGCTTCCCTCTGGGGAATTTCTACATCCATTTGGCGCGCGGGTGTGGAAACCTTAGGGTTCTTCGAGAGCGGGTATCTTACCTACTTGAAGCTCACCAACGCCAAGGCCTTTTGCCCTGTCGGCGGCGGCAGCTGCAGCGACTACTCCTTCGTTTTTG aTATTTGGACGCAAGGCTGCACAATATTGGATTATGTTGTGTTCTTCCCTGATGGAGCTGGGAAAGCAACAAAAATGGCCAAAGAATGTACTGTCATCAGTATTGAAGGCTTCCCAACATGGATTATAAAAGACAAG GGTTCAAGTGGGGAGCAGGAACTTCCAGCCCTGGCAGAAGCATCTGGGTTCATTCTTGGGCATTTTCATCCTTCTTAA